The Malus domestica chromosome 17, GDT2T_hap1 genome contains the following window.
tatatatgtatgtatatttaatataatatcATTCGGTACTTGCATTTTGGTACAaacatttggtacataaatTTCGATACATATATTTTGGTACAGACGTCCCCAAGGGGACACCCACACTGTGATTGGCGGCCACATTGTGAATTGGCTTTGGTTGTTTGATTTAGGGAATGTATTTTaatttaatgtataaaaaataatattttggtaTAGGCATTTaagttcattataatatatttcggtacaaatATTTAGGTGCAGATATTTCGGTGAAGGCATTgtaaattatttgatttattagATCTTGAAGTTTAATGAACTTTTTCTCATTTTCAGCAATTCATCAAAgaatggagagattttttagtgtgaccgaCACAcggggtggtacaccacgtgtcactatatgtcacaacccgtcccggagatatgtattattttattctcGAGGACGTGAAAGGACGGTTTTATCCTTAGACGTTGAAATtgtagtgtatgtgtgtgtgacatatttTGGTACTTGGATGtcattttctttggttttgggttggtgacccacgtggaccacacacacgcacaatCTCCTTCTCTCCCGTGGACTTCTCTTTCTCACTCTCTCGGATTTCCTGCAACTTTCATACAAACTGTACGGACAGCCTTCGAACTCTCCATTTCAGGCACAGATCGAAGTTTTAAAGGTAAGATTCTTGCTTATTGTAAACtcctgagttcattggtacCTTTGTTTGGACGTGAATGCTTCGAAAAACCCTAGAACCCGTAACCCAGAAATTTAGCATTGTTCATGTGGACGtaaatatgattgttttagggaatttcaagctcatagggagcttaaggaggtccttacgaagctcggagtacttcgtTTAAAGAAATTGGACGTCGGAATCATGAGAACGAAGAGTTTCAAATTTAGCCGGAATTATCAGGGTTTTTCCCGGCGAGTTTCCGACGAGTTGGAGGTTGGGGCAGGTATGGTTTTGTTCGTCTTGTTGAGATCTTTAAAATGGTACCAATTATGttgaaaatggtgcaaaaatgaagaagttaggacaatttatttagttttccagaaaccggcgaagtcTCCAGCGACCAGCGACTCGCCGGGAAGacagagaatattccgtcagttttgatggaatatgctaacggcgtTGGCTGACGCCGTTAAGAATCTAACGGTATATGTGGggatttgatggaatattcctgacggcgttaACTGACGCCGTCAGCGTGCCTGGCATGTGCCCGCGCATGTGCGACGCGTATTGccatgccttggccggcgcgtggaTGGTcggaaaattattctaaaaatatggggatgttcgtggagttgtgtagatcacgttggtatattcaaacaccccatttgagcattgtatgcgaagttattagctagttttgtctataagctttaaataacgtttttatagttaattcgcatataggtgagacttatcccgaggacgagcatgttcaagggcgactcgggggctacgacccttcgacataccagtgagtgggcttttggttttcagtatatatttatatacttgatattttcccagaaatatgcgtttaaatgaaagtatgccttaaatgccatgcatatgaatttatatttcgtatatgaattggtatttgatgcattatatataattgtggtgttgtggacgctcaggtaagctcaggtgagttatgtttggttatgtgaattatcaatggtgcgatatgtgattgaataatgttgagctcatagaacacctagggtgattgtgatttagctagagatatggcacatgcctgtttattatgtcacatcccgcaccatatgctcatattggatccaatttaggtgcacagtcctgtcgatagaccatcttaggtggttccgacttgtaagtgactagcgatttatcgcccagctattatgtgtGAGTGGTATTGAGCATGATTATGTTACACCCATTATTTTCGTACagacattttcatttggttccgactcttgtgcagtataatgccgtataggtcattgtagtgactttggctagattgacttttgagctaagAATTcggccgtacagactaccacaggggttccggctaacacgttatatttatatgaaattattctcaCCTAAATTGCTTACtctattatatcttggcatggcatacatatgaatatgatattgtgaagcatgatttgaattaatatatttacatatatatttatgtatatgcttatattctgattctgggaaaaattatacatgttttacagcgaggggttagaaatgttgataaatgaaatggttttgtaaaacatttgtttttgcccactcacgctttctgttttgtgcccctccaggttttaggtaagcttgctGTCGATGGCCTTGAGGATTTCGGCGGTTCTGActtatcaaaataattgtaggacatcttatggtactgtataattagtacttgtcctactagacTACACCTAGActttttatgctctgattaggagtacttACTTTTGTATCTTACTCCTATCACTtcttgtttagtagtgcactctagtagatTCGGTTCtaaatattcatatatttcttatccttaatgcttccgcactgtgcacatggctacgtcacctttacgtgacggccaacatgccttgatcttggtcggggtgtgtcactatacaaatggtgggatatgtgtgctaaaagttaataacttaaaaaataaaatttctcaccatttctattaaaacatgtggtataccacttgtgttcccgttacaatgaaaaatttctccaaaaaatGAATTGAGTATAAAGAAGTCAATTTAATATGTCATTTCTGTACATTTATgtatttacatatttttcttatgtgtcactaatttcttttattgttttcttattCAGATTTATTTATAACTAGAAGAACTAAaatgtgcatattaataaaattacaatTTTAATGTGGAtacattaaataaaaatacacatcaaataacaaaaatagaatatgaattttaataaaattacacttcaaaagattaaaatcaatatgtaatcaaaaactagattttaaaaaaaaaaatcaagctttttcaaagactaatgtttttttttcaaggaCTAATGTTAAAAACCCTTTTACTtatggaagagagagaagaggagaataatGGATTTGAAATCCTAGGGTGAGGTGGGATTTTCCTTTTGTCTTAGTTATATATAGATTTTGCTCTCAAATATTGCAAAATCCACTACCTAATAAATACAAAatctttaattttataaatatctattaaaatattaatttattacacCTAGATTTGGATTGATTTTATAAATATCAATTTATTACACCTAGATTTGCATGGATTTaaaattttctattaaaatcctaattgactcAATTAGGATTTTCCTCTCAAATCCTAGTTTGATTACACCCTTATTTTATTAAATGAAATCGGTTATATAAATTCTAAAACGTTAAGGGTTGCACTATACATATGTCCTAATTTAAAATTGCCGactttgacaaaaataaaattttaattgctGACAAGCCTTCCTCTTGGCCAATATAAATTGGGGTGGTCGCTACTTCACATTACACACACAATCTCTCTTATTTAAGTGTGAGACGCCAGAAATTTGCAAGATAAAAAATCctctgtttttcttcttctagttTTATTTGATCACCACCATGGCTGCGGTGCTCCTAACAACTCTGCTGGTCATATTTCTTAGCTTATTACTAAGAGTTGCTTACGATACTCTCTCATGCTACTTCCTAACCCCAAGACGCATCAAGAAAATCATGGAAAAGCAAGGAGTGCGTGGCCCTAAACCCCGCCCTCTCAACGGCAACATCTTGGACATGGCCACCCTTGTCGCCAAATCGACCTCTCACGACATGCACACGATCAACCACGACATCGTCGGCCGGCTCCTGCCCCATTATGTCGCATGGTCCAAACAATATGGTTCGTAAATTCTTTCAATTTGATCACCACATCGATCACTATATAATTTTTTGTGTCTTTTTCTGATATTTGAGTTGGGTTTTAGGAAAAAGATTCATATATTGGAATGGAATCGAACCCCGGATGTGCTTGTCGGAGACTGAATTGATCAAGGAGCTTTTGTCCAAGTACAGCACCATCTCCGGCAAGTCATGGCTTCAACAGCAAGGCTCCAAACATTTCATCGGCCGCGGATTACTGATGGCCAATGGCGAAGATTGGTACCATCAGCGCCATATCATTGCACCGGCATTCACAGGAGATAGACTCAAGGTATGAATATGATGATTCTTAATGTTTCCGTTATGTATGGTATCTGTTATTAACATTCCAAAAATGTCATTATTGAATTCTCtctggcaaaaaaaataaataaaaaggaatatGAAAGTGCATAAAGACTATTTTAcagtgttaataacaatttcctaACTGGAATTATTGTGATGAATTAAAAATTGCGATTTTGATTAGAGCTATGCGGGGTACATGGTGGAATGCACTAAAGAGATGCTCCTATCGCTGAAAAATGAGATAGAGATTTCAGGGAGAAAGGAGTTTGAGATTGGAGAATACATGACAAGGCTCACAGCCGACATAATTTCGAGGACCGAGTTCGATAGCAGCTACGAGAAGGGGAAGCAGATATTTCGACTGCTCACTGTTCTGCAGCAACTATGCGCCGAAGCAAGCAGGCACTTGTGCCTTCCCGGAAGTCGGTGAGTAGTACACAAAAGGATTTGAGGTGCATTTTTGGGAGGATATTTATTTGAATTCATTTAtgttttataaataataaaaagagcCATTAGATTTCTTTTACGTGGTCGCGTTTTCTTATTCTTAATTTCTTTGGCAGATTCCATGTTTTTCCAATAAGCTTctcttttttgtcttttttattttatttgatttggttTGTTTCAATAAATAGTTATTATAGTTTGTTCTTGGTCAATTGTCAATCACTTTCAAGAGTTAGTTGTTGATCGGCTTCAAACCCATGACATATGTACTAATTATTTTTGTAGGTCAAACTAATTTCTTTCATATTCAGAAGTTTTTAATTGGATTTCAGGTTTTTCCCAAGTAAATACAACAGAGAAATAAAATCTCTGAAAATGGAGGTGGAGAAGCTGCTGATGGAGATAATCCAGAGCCGAAAGGACTGCGTTGAGATCGGTCGGAGTAGTTCTTATGGAAATGATTTGCTGGGGATGTTGCTCAATGAGATgcagaaaaaaagagagaatggTTTCACCTTAAACTTGCAGCAAATCATGGATGAATGCAAGACATTCTTCTTTGCAGGACATGAAACAACTGCTCTTTTACTCAGTTGGACTGTCATGTTATTAGCCAGCAATCCCTCTTGGCAAGAAAAGGTTAGGGCTGAGGTGAAGCAAGTATGCAATGGTGGAACTCCATCTGTTGATCAACTTTCTAAGCTCACTTTGGTATGCAAGCTTGCTTTATAGCTTTCTAATTATTGTTAGCTTTTAGTTGTTTTGGTGGTTTGGTATGGTGGTATTTAGGCCATGAAATTACTAAAAAGTTAAGGTAGTGAGAAGGGACAAGATATTATAGCCACTAAGCAATGCTTCCAAAATTCTTAAACAAATATAGATTTTTTGGCATGAGCCTAAAGGCTAAAACTCCACACCTACCTGTAAACTTAAGTTTGGATTTTACTCGCTTGTATTAAATTAAGTGACTACAGTTTTAacaatttttcaatttaattacTACACTTTCTGATAGAATATTCAATTTTGAATGCAAACGATTAAATAAAGTGTCTAAACTAATTCCCAATTAAGTTAGTAGTATAAACAATTTACTGCATTTCTACCTGCAAGAGGTACTTTAAAAGAAGCCTCAAAAGTGAAGCTAGCTAGCCCTTGCTTTAGGCTTTTCATTCTAAGAGAGGACCCATAATCTACTCCTATCCATAGTTCATGGCACACCATCTTAGTTTTGTGGTTCTACTTAATTATGAAAaggctaattataaaaaaacCATAACACCAAATTGAAGTTTTTTAAAAGGAGATTTAGCTGATAATGGCAGTCAAATTAGTCAAAAGGCTTGGCAGCGGCAGTGCCTTGCATGTCTAGTAATCATAAAAATTTTAATAAGCCTTGCCAAGCTAGCTAGGTCATGCCTTTAATTATAtctttaattaatatgttttttctGATCCATGTTCCTAAAGTTTTAGTCTGAGCTTATTGGTcacatatattattatttttgtttgatttgttgcAGTTAAATATGGTAATAAATGAATCACTGAGGCTGTATCCACCAGCAACTGTTCTACCTCGAATGGCTTTTGAGGACATCAAACTCGGTGACTTACATATTCCAAAGGGGCTATCAATATGGATTCCAGTGCTGGCTATTCACCACAGTGAAGAGTTATGGGGTAAAGATGCAAATGAGTTCAACCCTGAAAGATTTGCTTCTAAGTCCTTCACACCCGGGAGGTTCATTCCGTTTGCTACCGGTCCAAGAAATTGTATTGGTCAATCTTTCGCTATGATGGAAGCTAAGATCATATTAGCGATGTTAATCTCGCGATTTAGCTTTACTATTTCACCTAA
Protein-coding sequences here:
- the LOC103404713 gene encoding cytokinin hydroxylase-like; translated protein: MAAVLLTTLLVIFLSLLLRVAYDTLSCYFLTPRRIKKIMEKQGVRGPKPRPLNGNILDMATLVAKSTSHDMHTINHDIVGRLLPHYVAWSKQYGKRFIYWNGIEPRMCLSETELIKELLSKYSTISGKSWLQQQGSKHFIGRGLLMANGEDWYHQRHIIAPAFTGDRLKSYAGYMVECTKEMLLSLKNEIEISGRKEFEIGEYMTRLTADIISRTEFDSSYEKGKQIFRLLTVLQQLCAEASRHLCLPGSRFFPSKYNREIKSLKMEVEKLLMEIIQSRKDCVEIGRSSSYGNDLLGMLLNEMQKKRENGFTLNLQQIMDECKTFFFAGHETTALLLSWTVMLLASNPSWQEKVRAEVKQVCNGGTPSVDQLSKLTLLNMVINESLRLYPPATVLPRMAFEDIKLGDLHIPKGLSIWIPVLAIHHSEELWGKDANEFNPERFASKSFTPGRFIPFATGPRNCIGQSFAMMEAKIILAMLISRFSFTISPNYRHAPVIVLTIKPKYGVQVCLTPIDPPN